The genomic DNA CATATTACATCGTGTTTGGCTGCAAGTTGCTCGGGGTTGAATTATACGATTGGCAACAACATCCTGCACTGGAACACGCTTGAGGGTGTGTTCTTGACCACTAAGGGAAATGAGCCTGCATGGATCAACGGGGGTTTTCTTCGGTGCTCCTTGATATTCGTCCTGAGGGACCTGGTTTTTGGCAGTCTATGGGTATCCGAAGGAAGTACGAGATCATGTTACTGTATACTGGATCAAGGTAGATTCGTTGCAAGGCATGACTGCTTATGGTGGTTGTGGCGTATCTGGGCTGTTGTATATTGGTAATAGGAATAAGCTTAGCTCTGCAGCATCTCGGTCTATTGGCGGGAAACTATACTACAGACACAATCTAGAATCACAAGTGTATAATAAGTGTTGTAAAAAcatggaaaggaaggagaagaaaaaagcggaCTATAACTCTGTACATGAAAACATCAGTTCATGAAGGCGGTCACATGAACAGTCATTCGTCAATAATTAATATCaggatcctcttcctttcttttccaatcCGCTTTTAGGCTTGGTCAAGATCACGTTAATCATGTCAAGAATAGACGAATTAAAAAGTGAGACGAGCTGGAAAGACTTGCAGAAGCCAGGTCTGCAGTACCCCGCTCAGTTGAACACGAGAATCATCATCGGGAAAACGGACTATGCAATCCCAATTTACGACCGACCGTACTTGGCCTTGCCGAAGGAGAAAGGTACGTAGCGGTACTTGATCATGTGCTGGATCTGTCGGCGCACTGCACACAATTACTCGATCAGTACTGCTAAACAAACCCATGCGAAATTTCAGGGAATGGGGAGACTCACTGGTCAAGACAAAAAGGATAATCCAGTACACAACGAGCACAGGCCAGAACACAGGGATATCAAAGACACTGAACCAGCTGCAGACAAACCCAATGGCAATGGCGCGGGTGGCGCTCTCCCAGAACTTGAACTCCGGGAGACGGCGAATGAACGGACGAAACTCGTCGTCCTGCTTAGTAGGGAGGGATGCAGCTGCGTCGCCGTCCTCGAGACCTTCGTCTTGAGTGAGAGAAGGGTCGAACTTGggctgaaggaaaagaaggaagaggttcAGAAGGTAGATGCCGAGAGTGTA from Aspergillus oryzae RIB40 DNA, chromosome 7 includes the following:
- a CDS encoding Rer1 family protein (golgi proteins involved in ER retention (RER)), which gives rise to MDVPEPEQTPFTAVTAQTSKLARKYQTLLDASTPFTAYRWIGTVVLLIIFFLRIILAQGWYIVAYTLGIYLLNLFLLFLQPKFDPSLTQDEGLEDGDAAASLPTKQDDEFRPFIRRLPEFKFWESATRAIAIGFVCSWFSVFDIPVFWPVLVVYWIILFVLTMRRQIQHMIKYRYVPFSFGKAKYGRS